The DNA window ATAAATACTTATAGAAAGAATCAAAGAAAAATTAATGTTTCAGAATTAAGTAATGGTGTGTATTTTTTTAAAATAACCAATGGAGAACAATCTAGAATAGAAAAATTTGTAAAAAACTAAAACTCTATTCTTTAGACACCTCCAACTTATAGCCAATGCCATGAACATTAGCAATCTTTATAGAAGTATCCTCCTTCAGTTTTTTTCGCAATTTTGAAATATAAGTATCTAAACTTCGACCAACAAAAACACCATGATCCTCCCAAACTCGTTTTGATAATTCATCTCGTTTGACAACTTCATTTAGGTTATCACATAAAATTTCTAAGAGTTCACATTCCTTTTTTGACAAACCTATTTCCTTTTCTATATACAGCAATTTGCTTTGATCTTTATCAAATTTATAATTCCCAATGTTATAACACAGTTGATCAACAGGAGTAGGATTAGTAGACGTCTTTTTTTGTCTGAAAAGAAATCCTAATACTAGAAGTAGAGGAACAATTAACCATAGATAAATGAGTGAAGACTGTTTTTGGTTAGTCTCAAATCGAATTTTAATAGTATAACAATTGAGAGGTAAGATGCGTCCAGCACAAGGAATAATACTTTCCGCTTCGTTTTGGTTAATTTCATAACTATAAGCCACTTCATCAACCTTACATTGAAAGACCTCAACGCGATAATGATTAGCAAGCTTCGCTTTTTCAAGACTGTTTTTAACAAATATGACAAGGCTATCTGGTTGTATTGAAAGTTCTTGTTGAAATGAAATTTTATACGTTTTAGCATCAACTTTTGTAACTGGTAAAACTAATGACGTAGAATCTTGATTGGACAATAATAATGTATGACCAACATCTCTAAGTGCAATTTTTGTGATTTCTATTGGTGAATCATCTTGTTTACAAGACGAGAAATTTAGGATTACTAAAACCACTAAAATTATATAAGCGTAACTTTTCATAGGCTCTACAAATAAATGACAAATAAGCGAATTATCGTATGCTTTGACAGTTCTTTTACACTTTTTTGACATTTAAAACACTTCGATTTTATAGTTTTGACACAAAGACTATATGATGAAAAACAATTCTTATTTAGTTGTATTATTTGTGCTTTTTACAACACTCAGTTTTGCCCAAAAAGGACAAGAAGAGACTAAAATTCTATGGACTGCAAATTGGAGTCACGATGGGAATTATATTGCAATTGGAGGTGATGATAAAACAATTAGAATCTACAATGGTAACACCTTTGAGTTCATCAAAACCTATCAAAATGAGTCTGAAATTAAACGTTTAAGTTGGCATCCAACTCAAAACATATTAGCTGTTGCTGCAGTTGGAAATCATTCTAAACTTATTGATTTAAATTCTGACAAAATAACCAAATTTAAAGACATTGAAACTTCTGGAAGTCGAGCAATAGAATGGAATTATAATGGAGAATTCATCGCTTTAGCTGATTTTGATGGAAACCTATTTATTATGAATAATAAAGGTGAACATATAAAAACAATCTCAAAAGAAGGTACATTTAGCTATGTAGGTGTCGATTGGCATCCTAAAAAAAATGAAATTATCACCTTATCTGAAAAGGTACGAATTTTCAATATTGATGGCAAGTTACTGAAAGAACTTAAACATAGAATTGAAGATGTTTTAATGCTTTGTGTCAAATGGCATCCTTCTGGAGAATTTTTTGTAATTGGTGATTATGGCGATATCAATGCTCCTTACAAACCGCTGTTACAATTCTGGAAAGAAGATGGAACTTTAATCTCACAAAGCAGTTTAAGTAAAGCTGAATATAGAAATGTTAGTTGGAATCAAAAAGGAAAACGATTGGCAACAGCTAGTGATGCCCTTAGAATTTGGAATCAAAAAGGGACGCTTTTACATACTGGATTATCTCATACTAATTTATGGGGAATTGATTGGAGTCCAGATGGTAATTATATTGTAACCTCAAGTGAAACAGGTTATATTACCATATGGAATAAGAACGCTGAAATAGTTACTCGTCTAGAAAAATAAGTTTTGAATTTCCTTTCTCAACCTTCAATTCAACAGTTTTTCCTAAAACCATAGCACGATTATCTTTTTCATGACCTGCTGGCATATTAAATGCAATAGGAAAATCATAATCTGACAAAGCATCTAAAACAAGTTGTTCTACTGAACTTCCCCAAAGTGTCGTATTTTTTCGCATTTTAGACATATCTCCAACTACTAATCCGCTTAAATTATCAAAATAACCTGCACGTTTCATACTTTGTAACATACGATCAATATGATATTTATATTCCCCAATTTCTTCAATAAAAAGAATTTTTCCAGAGGTATCAATACTTTCTCTAGAACCTAACATGGTATGAAGTACTGTCAAATTCCCTCCTACTAATGGTCCAGTTGCAACTCCTACTCTGTTATAATCTGAACTTTCCAAAGTATAGTTCACAGGATTCCCAAAAATGGTAGATTTAAATGTTTCAACAGTGTCATTAATATCATTTAAGTCTTTAGTCAAACTCACACACATCAACGCATGAATCGATTGAAACCCTTCATTATGAATTTGATTGTGTAAAGCCGTAATATCACTATAACCTATAATCCATTTTGGATTTACTTTAAACTTGTCGTAATCTAATTTATCTAAAATTCGAACCGTTCCATAACCACCTCTGGCACACCAAATCGCACTAACAGTTGGATCATCTAATGCGTTTTGAAAATCTTCACAACGTTCTGCATCTGTTCCTGCAAAATGATCAGACTTACTAAAAACATGTTTGCCAACAATCGTATTCAATCCCCAACTTTTCAATAAAGCTACAGCTTGTTGCACTTCATCATTTCGGTTTTTCAATATGCCTGAAGGTGCAACAATTGCTACAGTATCTCCAGATTTTAAATATGGTGGTTGTATCAAAGCAGTTTGGTTTTGTTGAATAGATACATCCTGAGCATTCATCTTTCCAAAGAAAAAAAGGGCACAACTCAAGAGTAAAAAATAACGAATTTTCGACATATTGTAAATGTACATTTTTTTTTACACGTTTAAATTTAATAATTCGTAATGCACAAATTAATTGTAAAATTAAGAATGTGTATAACCACTGCGTTCTCTGATTAAAAATTTTAAACATATTATAATAAAAACTATGTCTAAAATTTATAAATCCTCGTTTCAATATAGCTATCAAAATGTGTACTTTTGTGCCTTATATTTATCAATTTAGAATCCTAAGATTCTGTCTCCTCGAGCACTACTGAATGTAAAATATATTTTACTGAAAGTAGTGAGTGCAGCTCACGAGAGAGGTTTAAAATGAGGTCTCGACTGCGCTCGACCTGACATCTATATTAAAATGAATACTCCAAAAAGATATACAATTACTGCAGCATTACCATATACTAATGGTCCAATTCATATTGGTCATTTAGCTGGTGTGTATGTACCTGCTGATATTTACGCTCGCTACAAACGCTTAACCGGAAATGATGTGGCTTTTATTTGTGGAAGTGACGAACATGGTGTTCCTATTACGATTAAAGCTAAAAAAGAAGGCGTAACTCCTCAAGATATCGTCGATAAATACCATGCGATTATCAAGAAATCATTTGTTGACTTCGGAATTACATTCGACAATTATTCACGTACGTCTGCAAAAATTCATCATGATACTGCTCAAGAATTTTTTAAAACACTTAATGATAAACATGAATTTATAGAAGAAGTTACTGAGCAACTCTACGATGAAAAAGCAAATCAGTTTTTAGCCGATCGTTTCGTTACTGGAACTTGTCCGAAATGTGGAAATGAAGAAGCATATGGTGATCAATGTGAAAGTTGTGGTTCCAGCTTAAATGCAACAGATCTTATCAATCCTAAATCGGCCATTACTGGAAATGTGCCAACATTAAAAGAAACAAAACACTGGTTTTTACCTTTAAATAAACACGAAGACTTTTTAAAAGAATGGATTTTAAAAGGCCAC is part of the Psychroserpens ponticola genome and encodes:
- a CDS encoding winged helix-turn-helix domain-containing protein, whose translation is MSKKCKRTVKAYDNSLICHLFVEPMKSYAYIILVVLVILNFSSCKQDDSPIEITKIALRDVGHTLLLSNQDSTSLVLPVTKVDAKTYKISFQQELSIQPDSLVIFVKNSLEKAKLANHYRVEVFQCKVDEVAYSYEINQNEAESIIPCAGRILPLNCYTIKIRFETNQKQSSLIYLWLIVPLLLVLGFLFRQKKTSTNPTPVDQLCYNIGNYKFDKDQSKLLYIEKEIGLSKKECELLEILCDNLNEVVKRDELSKRVWEDHGVFVGRSLDTYISKLRKKLKEDTSIKIANVHGIGYKLEVSKE
- a CDS encoding WD40 repeat domain-containing protein yields the protein MMKNNSYLVVLFVLFTTLSFAQKGQEETKILWTANWSHDGNYIAIGGDDKTIRIYNGNTFEFIKTYQNESEIKRLSWHPTQNILAVAAVGNHSKLIDLNSDKITKFKDIETSGSRAIEWNYNGEFIALADFDGNLFIMNNKGEHIKTISKEGTFSYVGVDWHPKKNEIITLSEKVRIFNIDGKLLKELKHRIEDVLMLCVKWHPSGEFFVIGDYGDINAPYKPLLQFWKEDGTLISQSSLSKAEYRNVSWNQKGKRLATASDALRIWNQKGTLLHTGLSHTNLWGIDWSPDGNYIVTSSETGYITIWNKNAEIVTRLEK
- a CDS encoding S66 peptidase family protein, which translates into the protein MSKIRYFLLLSCALFFFGKMNAQDVSIQQNQTALIQPPYLKSGDTVAIVAPSGILKNRNDEVQQAVALLKSWGLNTIVGKHVFSKSDHFAGTDAERCEDFQNALDDPTVSAIWCARGGYGTVRILDKLDYDKFKVNPKWIIGYSDITALHNQIHNEGFQSIHALMCVSLTKDLNDINDTVETFKSTIFGNPVNYTLESSDYNRVGVATGPLVGGNLTVLHTMLGSRESIDTSGKILFIEEIGEYKYHIDRMLQSMKRAGYFDNLSGLVVGDMSKMRKNTTLWGSSVEQLVLDALSDYDFPIAFNMPAGHEKDNRAMVLGKTVELKVEKGNSKLIFLDE